One genomic segment of Erythrolamprus reginae isolate rEryReg1 chromosome 2, rEryReg1.hap1, whole genome shotgun sequence includes these proteins:
- the BHLHE40 gene encoding class E basic helix-loop-helix protein 40: MERIPSAQPPPACLGKLAALDNGDMSGLDFAHMYQVYKPRRGLKRGDDSKETYKLPHRLIEKKRRDRINECIAQLKDLLPEHLKLTTLGHLEKAVVLELTLKHVKALTSLIEQQQQQIIALQKGLHADELPPRSLESSQEIFRSGFQVCAKEVLQYLAKHENAKDLKSSQFMTHLHRMAEALQSGISRKPGDATPKLTDLKDKTPSLTKAAEAHGKNCVPVIQRTFAHSSGEQSGSDTDTDSGYGGELEKSDAKSDPQYFKKDTELKYTAQERITSIKQENKDPPAKRTRMEMSEDEDHFSSNVLGSSSNSFLGPHPHQPPLCLPFYVFPPSATAYLPMLDKCWYPASVPILYPSLPTSTAALSGLMNPEKMSSPLLLPHRLPSPIPSHSPMDSTALLQALKQMSPLDLETKD, encoded by the exons ATGGAGAGAATCCCCAGCGCTCAGCCTCCTCCCGCTTGTCTGGGCAAACTGGCTGCGCTCGACAACGGCGACATGTCCGG GTTGGACTTCGCCCACATGTATCAAGTTTACAAGCCCAGAAGAGGCTTAAAAAGAGGGGACGACAGTAAG gaaACTTACAAGTTGCCTCACAGGCTGATTGAGAAGAAAAGGCGTGATAGGATCAATGAATGCATTGCCCAGCTGAAAGATCTTTTACCAGAACATCTCAAACTTACA ACTTTAGGACACTTAGAAAAAGCGGTTGTTCTTGAACTTACCTTGAAGCATGTCAAAGCATTAACCAGTCTTAttgaacaacagcaacagcagatcATAGCCCTCCAAAAAGGTTTACATGCTG ATGAGCTGCCACCACGAAGTCTTGAATCTAGCCAAGAGATATTTCGGTCTGGGTTCCAGGTGTGCGCCAAAGAAGTGTTACAATACCTGGCCAAGCACGAAAATGCCAAGGATTTGAAATCATCTCAGTTCATGACCCACCTGCACAGAATGGCAGAAGCTCTGCAGAGTGGAATCAGCCGAAAGCCTGGAGACGCCACCCCAAAGCTTACAGATCTGAAGGATAAAACTCCATCTCTGACCAAAGCTGCTGAGGCACATGGGAAAAACTGTGTGCCTGTGATTCAGAGGACTTTTGCCCATTCCAGCGGAGAGCAGAGTGGTAGCGACACAGACACAGACAGTGGATATGGGGGTGAGCTAGAAAAAAGTGACGCTAAATCTGATCCACAGTATTTTAAAAAGGACACGGAGCTGAAGTACACTGCCCAAGAGAGAATCACTTCTATTAAACAAGAAAACAAGGATCCACCAGCAAAAAGGACCAGGATGGAGATGTCAGAGGATGAAGACCATTTTAGTAGTAATGTACTTGGCTCTTCCTCCAACAGCTTCTTAGGTCCACATCCCCACCAACCTCCCCTCTGTTTGCCTTTTTATGTTTTCCCTCCCTCAGCGACAGCCTACCTGCCTATGTTGGACAAATGTTGGTATCCGGCCTCTGTGCCTATCTTGTATCCAAGCCTCCCAACGTCCACTGCAGCACTTTCAGGGTTAATGAACCCAGAGAAAATGTCTTCTCCTTTGCTATTGCCTCACCGACTCCCTTCGCCTATACCGTCCCATTCCCCCATGGACTCTACAGCTCTTCTTCAAGCTTTGAAGCAGATGTCTCCTTTGGATCTGGAAACCAAAGACTAA